The DNA region ATTGTTCCAAGCAAGGCAAGATGTTATCTCTATCTTTGCAACTGCATTTATTTTGGCACCAAAGTCTAAATTTAGAGTATTTTTTTGATTTTCTTGACAGGCAATTGCACAATTTTTGCAAAAATCGCATCCAGACTCATTTACCTCAAAATAGACAAAATTCTCTTTAAATTTAATTAGATTTTTATCACATGAAGTAACACAAGGTGCCTTGCATTCCAAACATTCAAATTTACCGCTAAAATATGGCGGATAAATAGTCTTTTGAAATCTTTTTAGCACCTTTTGTCCTTTTACTCAATGCCTTGATTTAGCACATCAAGTAGGTTTGAGCCATGTTTTAAAACTTTGTCTCTAAAAACTGCTTCAAATTTGTTATTTACCACAGTTTTTGCATTTGATTGTGGCACATGACATTGAACGCAGTTGTATCTAGTCATATCAAGTTCGCCGTGCAAATCCTTACCAGTTCTTAAATCCACAAGGTGAGATTTTGGTATGGCAGTTGAGCCGATATCTTTTGAAAACTCAGGCATATGGCAGGTTGTACACATATTAAGCTCTAATGTAATTGGTAAAAGTCCGTCTAGATCATGCGGTATAAGTGGCGGTGAGTTTTCAAAAGATCTATCAAATCTAGTTGAAGTTCCAGGTGCGTCACTGCTGTAGGTAAAATCTTTTAAAACCAAACTCTCCTCGCTTGTTAAACTAGCCTTTCTTAGACCATCTTGTTGACTAAAAGCAAAAACAACACAGATGAAAAATAGTATAATTTTTTTCATTTTTTATCCTTTTTTATAATACTGAAAT from Campylobacter ureolyticus includes:
- a CDS encoding 4Fe-4S dicluster domain-containing protein, which gives rise to MLKRFQKTIYPPYFSGKFECLECKAPCVTSCDKNLIKFKENFVYFEVNESGCDFCKNCAIACQENQKNTLNLDFGAKINAVAKIEITSCLAWNNTMCYNCYEVCKFKAIEYFGVFKPTINKNCIGCGECVGACFKEALSLKGVAF
- a CDS encoding nitrate reductase cytochrome c-type subunit, whose amino-acid sequence is MKKIILFFICVVFAFSQQDGLRKASLTSEESLVLKDFTYSSDAPGTSTRFDRSFENSPPLIPHDLDGLLPITLELNMCTTCHMPEFSKDIGSTAIPKSHLVDLRTGKDLHGELDMTRYNCVQCHVPQSNAKTVVNNKFEAVFRDKVLKHGSNLLDVLNQGIE